In Tubulanus polymorphus chromosome 8, tnTubPoly1.2, whole genome shotgun sequence, one genomic interval encodes:
- the LOC141909519 gene encoding uncharacterized protein LOC141909519 isoform X1, translated as MLLLEGVEVHVPEDAFKSCLRRHMDWLDELVIDADDNTWLRWMSQRQTKGQRREPHIHLMSEDGNTMYKDANRQKRHFEVQSQMITVDQQVSNAAKRHRTGAAVPGTLPQQRVQQSLSMTASSSNLDTQFQQQRTPLFTRQTSTVEPAPSGCESLRISVPSGMDLKPSVTNVASQQHLNDSQNVVSSMATAPVSCVPSFEQLELFNSATSGANMELKYSEQLSDTNTTDINRLPIQQSHHHLGNGEIIGVKSESIKIEPVEILSGSDNDEDYSTQQIIQQQHDPQPGTSDTVNHTGVRDNMPCVQQPSVRLSGLPSQEVSTEDRLIPMKSSEYNSGKLAGQRREPHIHLMSEDGNTMYKDANRQKRHFEVQSQMITVDQQVSNAAKRHRTGAAVPGTLPQQRVQQSLSMTASSSNLDTQFQQQRTPLFTRQTSTVEPAPSGGESLRISLPSGMDLKPSVTNVASQQHLNDSQNVVSSMASAPVSCVPSFEQLELFNSATSGANMELRYSEQLTDTNTADINRLPIQQSHHHLGNGEIIGVKGEPIKIEPVEVLSGSDDDEDYSTQQIMQQQHDPQPGTSDTLNHSDVENEPLPSVRLSGLPSQEVSAEGRLIPMKSSEHNSEKLTGQKKEPANMELKYSEQLTDTNTADINRLPIQQSHHHLGNGEIIGVKSEPIKIEPVEILSGIDDGRDYSTQQIVQQHDPQPGTSDTVNHTGVRDNMPCEPLPSVRLSSLPSQEVSTEGRLIPMKSSGHNSEKFTGNEPIQTSEKQFKCPKCERCFAQSKSCKQHLEDTHEKPFKCPMCDHHFSKCSKRNKHRKRVHTNEKFKPFKCKFCDKVIECCEKWEPHERKHLGENPFKCRRCEKCFPDVWARKRHVKTVHKKSFKCQFCEKEIKSHEELKKHERLHVHAKLFQCLMCEQRFTHKRSRKFHMKSIHKIDANTINV; from the exons ATGTTGCTGTTGGAAGGTGTTGAGGTGCACGTACCCGAGGATGCATTTAAAAGTTGTTTGCGTCGACACATGGATTGGttagatgaattagttatTGATGCTGATGATAATACCTGGTTAAGATGGATGTCTCAACGTCAAACTAAAG GTCAGAGAAGAGAACCTCATATACATTTGATGTCTGAAGATGGAAACACAATGTACAAGGACGCTAATCgacaaaaaagacattttgAAGTACAAAGCCAAATGATAACCGTTGATCAGCAAGTTTCTAATGCCGCGAAACGTCACAGAACAGGTGCAGCTGTACCGGGGACGTTACCGCAGCAACGAGTTCAACAATCACTATCAATGACCGCCAGCAGTAGTAATCTCGATACTCAGTTTCAACAACAGAGGACGCCACTGTTTACTAGACAAACATCAACCGTTGAACCAGCTCCATCTGGTTGTGAATCGCTCAGAATATCGGTACCATCAGGAATGGACTTGAAACCATCGGTTACCAACGTCGCATCGCAGCAACATTTGAATGATTCGCAGAATGTTGTGTCGTCAATGGCAACAGCTCCGGTCAGTTGCGTTCCATCGTTCGAACAATTAGAACTGTTCAACAGCGCCACCAGTGGTGCAAATATGGAACTTAAATACAGCGAACAATTATCTGATACAAATACCACTGATATCAATAGACTTCCAATCCAACAATCTCATCATCACCTGGGTAACGGAGAAATCATAGGCGTTAAAAGTGAATCCATTAAAATAGAACCGGTTGAAATATTATCAGGAAGTGACAATGATGAAGATTATTCAACTCAACAGATCATACAACAACAACATGATCCACAACCGGGAACCAGTGACACTGTTAATCATACAG GTGTCCGAGACAACATGCCCTGTGTACAACAGCCGTCTGTTAGATTAAGCGGTCTGCCGTCCCAGGAGGTCAGCACTGAAGATCGATTGATACCGATGAAGAGTAGTGAGTACAACTCTGGAAAATTGGCGG GTCAGAGAAGAGAACCTCATATACATTTGATGTCTGAAGATGGAAACACAATGTACAAGGACGCTAATCgacaaaaaagacattttgAAGTACAAAGCCAAATGATAACCGTTGATCAGCAAGTTTCTAATGCCGCGAAACGTCACAGAACAGGTGCAGCTGTACCGGGGACGTTACCGCAGCAACGAGTTCAACAATCACTATCAATGACCGCCAGCAGTAGTAATCTCGATACTCAGTTTCAACAACAGAGGACGCCACTGTTTACTAGACAAACATCAACCGTTGAACCAGCTCCATCTGGTGGTGAATCGCTGAGAATATCGTTACCATCAGGAATGGACTTGAAACCATCGGTTACCAACGTCGCATCGCAGCAACATTTGAATGATTCGCAGAATGTTGTGTCGTCAATGGCCTCAGCTCCGGTCAGTTGTGTTCCATCGTTCGAACAATTAGAACTGTTTAACAGCGCCACCAGTGGTGCAAATATGGAACTTAGATACAGCGAACAATTAACTGATACAAATACCGCTGATATCAATAGACTTCCAATCCAACAATCTCATCATCACCTGGGTAACGGAGAAATCATAGGCGTCAAAGGTGAACCCATAAAAATAGAACCGGTTGAAGTGTTATCAGGAAGCGACGATGATGAAGATTATTCAACTCAGCAGATCATGCAGCAACAACATGATCCACAACCGGGAACGAGTGACACTCTTAATCATTCAG ATGTCGAAAACGAACCACTGCCGTCGGTTAGATTAAGCGGTCTGCCGTCCCAGGAGGTCAGCGCTGAAGGTCGATTAATACCGATGAAGAGTAGTGAGCACAACTCTGAAAAATTGACAG GTCAGAAAAAAGAACCTGCAAATATGGAACTTAAATACAGCGAACAATTAACTGATACAAATACCGCTGATATCAATAGACTTCCAATCCAACAATCTCATCATCACCTAGGTAACGGAGAAATCATTGGCGTTAAAAGTGAACCCATAAAAATAGAACCGGTTGAAATATTATCAGGAATTGACGATGGAAGAGATTATTCAACTCAACAGATTGTACAACAACATGATCCACAACCGGGAACGAGTGACACTGTTAATCATACAG GTGTCCGAGACAACATGCCCTGTGAACCACTGCCGTCGGTTAGATTAAGCAGTCTGCCGTCCCAGGAGGTCAGCACTGAAGGTCGATTAATACCGATGAAGAGTAGTGGGCACAACTCTGAAAAATTTACGGGTAATGAGCCGATACAAACCAGCGAAAAACAGTTTAAATGTCCGAAGTGCGAGCGATGTTTTGCGCAGTCTAAAAGCTGTAAACAGCACTTGGAAGATACTCATGAAAAACCATTTAAATGTCCGATGTGCGATCATCATTTTTCAAAGTGCTCAAAGCGTAATAAGCACAGGAAACGTGTTCATAcgaatgaaaaatttaaaccatTTAAATGTAAGTTTTGCGATAAAGTAATAGAATGTTGCGAGAAATGGGAGCCACACGAGCGTAAACATCTGGGCGAAAATCCGTTTAAATGTCGCAGGTGCGAGAAATGTTTTCCGGATGTATGGGCGCGTAAACGACACGTGAAAACCGTTcataaaaaatcattcaaatgtCAGTTTTGCGAAAAAGAGATAAAATCTCACGAGGAATTGAAGAAACACGAGCGATTGCACGTGCACGCCAAACTGTTCCAATGTTTGATGTGCGAGCAACGTTTTACGCATAAACGTAGTCGCAAATTCCATATGAAAAGCATTCATAAAATCGATGCAAACACAATCAATGTCTAG
- the LOC141909519 gene encoding uncharacterized protein LOC141909519 isoform X3 has product MLLLEGVEVHVPEDAFKSCLRRHMDWLDELVIDADDNTWLRWMSQRQTKGQRREPHIHLMSEDGNTMYKDANRQKRHFEVQSQMITVDQQVSNAAKRHRTGAAVPGTLPQQRVQQSLSMTASSSNLDTQFQQQRTPLFTRQTSTVEPAPSGCESLRISVPSGMDLKPSVTNVASQQHLNDSQNVVSSMATAPVSCVPSFEQLELFNSATSGANMELKYSEQLSDTNTTDINRLPIQQSHHHLGNGEIIGVKSESIKIEPVEILSGSDNDEDYSTQQIIQQQHDPQPGTSDTVNHTGVRDNMPCVQQPSVRLSGLPSQEVSTEDRLIPMKSSEYNSGKLAGQRREPHIHLMSEDGNTMYKDANRQKRHFEVQSQMITVDQQVSNAAKRHRTGAAVPGTLPQQRVQQSLSMTASSSNLDTQFQQQRTPLFTRQTSTVEPAPSGGESLRISLPSGMDLKPSVTNVASQQHLNDSQNVVSSMASAPVSCVPSFEQLELFNSATSGANMELRYSEQLTDTNTADINRLPIQQSHHHLGNGEIIGVKGEPIKIEPVEVLSGSDDDEDYSTQQIMQQQHDPQPGTSDTLNHSDVENEPLPSVRLSGLPSQEVSAEGRLIPMKSSEHNSEKLTGNGEIIGVKSEPIKIEPVEILSGIDDGRDYSTQQIVQQHDPQPGTSDTVNHTGVRDNMPCEPLPSVRLSSLPSQEVSTEGRLIPMKSSGHNSEKFTGNEPIQTSEKQFKCPKCERCFAQSKSCKQHLEDTHEKPFKCPMCDHHFSKCSKRNKHRKRVHTNEKFKPFKCKFCDKVIECCEKWEPHERKHLGENPFKCRRCEKCFPDVWARKRHVKTVHKKSFKCQFCEKEIKSHEELKKHERLHVHAKLFQCLMCEQRFTHKRSRKFHMKSIHKIDANTINV; this is encoded by the exons ATGTTGCTGTTGGAAGGTGTTGAGGTGCACGTACCCGAGGATGCATTTAAAAGTTGTTTGCGTCGACACATGGATTGGttagatgaattagttatTGATGCTGATGATAATACCTGGTTAAGATGGATGTCTCAACGTCAAACTAAAG GTCAGAGAAGAGAACCTCATATACATTTGATGTCTGAAGATGGAAACACAATGTACAAGGACGCTAATCgacaaaaaagacattttgAAGTACAAAGCCAAATGATAACCGTTGATCAGCAAGTTTCTAATGCCGCGAAACGTCACAGAACAGGTGCAGCTGTACCGGGGACGTTACCGCAGCAACGAGTTCAACAATCACTATCAATGACCGCCAGCAGTAGTAATCTCGATACTCAGTTTCAACAACAGAGGACGCCACTGTTTACTAGACAAACATCAACCGTTGAACCAGCTCCATCTGGTTGTGAATCGCTCAGAATATCGGTACCATCAGGAATGGACTTGAAACCATCGGTTACCAACGTCGCATCGCAGCAACATTTGAATGATTCGCAGAATGTTGTGTCGTCAATGGCAACAGCTCCGGTCAGTTGCGTTCCATCGTTCGAACAATTAGAACTGTTCAACAGCGCCACCAGTGGTGCAAATATGGAACTTAAATACAGCGAACAATTATCTGATACAAATACCACTGATATCAATAGACTTCCAATCCAACAATCTCATCATCACCTGGGTAACGGAGAAATCATAGGCGTTAAAAGTGAATCCATTAAAATAGAACCGGTTGAAATATTATCAGGAAGTGACAATGATGAAGATTATTCAACTCAACAGATCATACAACAACAACATGATCCACAACCGGGAACCAGTGACACTGTTAATCATACAG GTGTCCGAGACAACATGCCCTGTGTACAACAGCCGTCTGTTAGATTAAGCGGTCTGCCGTCCCAGGAGGTCAGCACTGAAGATCGATTGATACCGATGAAGAGTAGTGAGTACAACTCTGGAAAATTGGCGG GTCAGAGAAGAGAACCTCATATACATTTGATGTCTGAAGATGGAAACACAATGTACAAGGACGCTAATCgacaaaaaagacattttgAAGTACAAAGCCAAATGATAACCGTTGATCAGCAAGTTTCTAATGCCGCGAAACGTCACAGAACAGGTGCAGCTGTACCGGGGACGTTACCGCAGCAACGAGTTCAACAATCACTATCAATGACCGCCAGCAGTAGTAATCTCGATACTCAGTTTCAACAACAGAGGACGCCACTGTTTACTAGACAAACATCAACCGTTGAACCAGCTCCATCTGGTGGTGAATCGCTGAGAATATCGTTACCATCAGGAATGGACTTGAAACCATCGGTTACCAACGTCGCATCGCAGCAACATTTGAATGATTCGCAGAATGTTGTGTCGTCAATGGCCTCAGCTCCGGTCAGTTGTGTTCCATCGTTCGAACAATTAGAACTGTTTAACAGCGCCACCAGTGGTGCAAATATGGAACTTAGATACAGCGAACAATTAACTGATACAAATACCGCTGATATCAATAGACTTCCAATCCAACAATCTCATCATCACCTGGGTAACGGAGAAATCATAGGCGTCAAAGGTGAACCCATAAAAATAGAACCGGTTGAAGTGTTATCAGGAAGCGACGATGATGAAGATTATTCAACTCAGCAGATCATGCAGCAACAACATGATCCACAACCGGGAACGAGTGACACTCTTAATCATTCAG ATGTCGAAAACGAACCACTGCCGTCGGTTAGATTAAGCGGTCTGCCGTCCCAGGAGGTCAGCGCTGAAGGTCGATTAATACCGATGAAGAGTAGTGAGCACAACTCTGAAAAATTGACAG GTAACGGAGAAATCATTGGCGTTAAAAGTGAACCCATAAAAATAGAACCGGTTGAAATATTATCAGGAATTGACGATGGAAGAGATTATTCAACTCAACAGATTGTACAACAACATGATCCACAACCGGGAACGAGTGACACTGTTAATCATACAG GTGTCCGAGACAACATGCCCTGTGAACCACTGCCGTCGGTTAGATTAAGCAGTCTGCCGTCCCAGGAGGTCAGCACTGAAGGTCGATTAATACCGATGAAGAGTAGTGGGCACAACTCTGAAAAATTTACGGGTAATGAGCCGATACAAACCAGCGAAAAACAGTTTAAATGTCCGAAGTGCGAGCGATGTTTTGCGCAGTCTAAAAGCTGTAAACAGCACTTGGAAGATACTCATGAAAAACCATTTAAATGTCCGATGTGCGATCATCATTTTTCAAAGTGCTCAAAGCGTAATAAGCACAGGAAACGTGTTCATAcgaatgaaaaatttaaaccatTTAAATGTAAGTTTTGCGATAAAGTAATAGAATGTTGCGAGAAATGGGAGCCACACGAGCGTAAACATCTGGGCGAAAATCCGTTTAAATGTCGCAGGTGCGAGAAATGTTTTCCGGATGTATGGGCGCGTAAACGACACGTGAAAACCGTTcataaaaaatcattcaaatgtCAGTTTTGCGAAAAAGAGATAAAATCTCACGAGGAATTGAAGAAACACGAGCGATTGCACGTGCACGCCAAACTGTTCCAATGTTTGATGTGCGAGCAACGTTTTACGCATAAACGTAGTCGCAAATTCCATATGAAAAGCATTCATAAAATCGATGCAAACACAATCAATGTCTAG
- the LOC141909519 gene encoding uncharacterized protein LOC141909519 isoform X4: MLLLEGVEVHVPEDAFKSCLRRHMDWLDELVIDADDNTWLRWMSQRQTKGQRREPHIHLMSEDGNTMYKDANRQKRHFEVQSQMITVDQQVSNAAKRHRTGAAVPGTLPQQRVQQSLSMTASSSNLDTQFQQQRTPLFTRQTSTVEPAPSGCESLRISVPSGMDLKPSVTNVASQQHLNDSQNVVSSMATAPVSCVPSFEQLELFNSATSGANMELKYSEQLSDTNTTDINRLPIQQSHHHLGNGEIIGVKSESIKIEPVEILSGSDNDEDYSTQQIIQQQHDPQPGTSDTVNHTGVRDNMPCVQQPSVRLSGLPSQEVSTEDRLIPMKSSEYNSGKLAGQRREPHIHLMSEDGNTMYKDANRQKRHFEVQSQMITVDQQVSNAAKRHRTGAAVPGTLPQQRVQQSLSMTASSSNLDTQFQQQRTPLFTRQTSTVEPAPSGGESLRISLPSGMDLKPSVTNVASQQHLNDSQNVVSSMASAPVSCVPSFEQLELFNSATSGANMELRYSEQLTDTNTADINRLPIQQSHHHLGNGEIIGVKGEPIKIEPVEVLSGSDDDEDYSTQQIMQQQHDPQPGTSDTLNHSGVRDNMPCEPLPSVRLSSLPSQEVSTEGRLIPMKSSGHNSEKFTGNEPIQTSEKQFKCPKCERCFAQSKSCKQHLEDTHEKPFKCPMCDHHFSKCSKRNKHRKRVHTNEKFKPFKCKFCDKVIECCEKWEPHERKHLGENPFKCRRCEKCFPDVWARKRHVKTVHKKSFKCQFCEKEIKSHEELKKHERLHVHAKLFQCLMCEQRFTHKRSRKFHMKSIHKIDANTINV, translated from the exons ATGTTGCTGTTGGAAGGTGTTGAGGTGCACGTACCCGAGGATGCATTTAAAAGTTGTTTGCGTCGACACATGGATTGGttagatgaattagttatTGATGCTGATGATAATACCTGGTTAAGATGGATGTCTCAACGTCAAACTAAAG GTCAGAGAAGAGAACCTCATATACATTTGATGTCTGAAGATGGAAACACAATGTACAAGGACGCTAATCgacaaaaaagacattttgAAGTACAAAGCCAAATGATAACCGTTGATCAGCAAGTTTCTAATGCCGCGAAACGTCACAGAACAGGTGCAGCTGTACCGGGGACGTTACCGCAGCAACGAGTTCAACAATCACTATCAATGACCGCCAGCAGTAGTAATCTCGATACTCAGTTTCAACAACAGAGGACGCCACTGTTTACTAGACAAACATCAACCGTTGAACCAGCTCCATCTGGTTGTGAATCGCTCAGAATATCGGTACCATCAGGAATGGACTTGAAACCATCGGTTACCAACGTCGCATCGCAGCAACATTTGAATGATTCGCAGAATGTTGTGTCGTCAATGGCAACAGCTCCGGTCAGTTGCGTTCCATCGTTCGAACAATTAGAACTGTTCAACAGCGCCACCAGTGGTGCAAATATGGAACTTAAATACAGCGAACAATTATCTGATACAAATACCACTGATATCAATAGACTTCCAATCCAACAATCTCATCATCACCTGGGTAACGGAGAAATCATAGGCGTTAAAAGTGAATCCATTAAAATAGAACCGGTTGAAATATTATCAGGAAGTGACAATGATGAAGATTATTCAACTCAACAGATCATACAACAACAACATGATCCACAACCGGGAACCAGTGACACTGTTAATCATACAG GTGTCCGAGACAACATGCCCTGTGTACAACAGCCGTCTGTTAGATTAAGCGGTCTGCCGTCCCAGGAGGTCAGCACTGAAGATCGATTGATACCGATGAAGAGTAGTGAGTACAACTCTGGAAAATTGGCGG GTCAGAGAAGAGAACCTCATATACATTTGATGTCTGAAGATGGAAACACAATGTACAAGGACGCTAATCgacaaaaaagacattttgAAGTACAAAGCCAAATGATAACCGTTGATCAGCAAGTTTCTAATGCCGCGAAACGTCACAGAACAGGTGCAGCTGTACCGGGGACGTTACCGCAGCAACGAGTTCAACAATCACTATCAATGACCGCCAGCAGTAGTAATCTCGATACTCAGTTTCAACAACAGAGGACGCCACTGTTTACTAGACAAACATCAACCGTTGAACCAGCTCCATCTGGTGGTGAATCGCTGAGAATATCGTTACCATCAGGAATGGACTTGAAACCATCGGTTACCAACGTCGCATCGCAGCAACATTTGAATGATTCGCAGAATGTTGTGTCGTCAATGGCCTCAGCTCCGGTCAGTTGTGTTCCATCGTTCGAACAATTAGAACTGTTTAACAGCGCCACCAGTGGTGCAAATATGGAACTTAGATACAGCGAACAATTAACTGATACAAATACCGCTGATATCAATAGACTTCCAATCCAACAATCTCATCATCACCTGGGTAACGGAGAAATCATAGGCGTCAAAGGTGAACCCATAAAAATAGAACCGGTTGAAGTGTTATCAGGAAGCGACGATGATGAAGATTATTCAACTCAGCAGATCATGCAGCAACAACATGATCCACAACCGGGAACGAGTGACACTCTTAATCATTCAG GTGTCCGAGACAACATGCCCTGTGAACCACTGCCGTCGGTTAGATTAAGCAGTCTGCCGTCCCAGGAGGTCAGCACTGAAGGTCGATTAATACCGATGAAGAGTAGTGGGCACAACTCTGAAAAATTTACGGGTAATGAGCCGATACAAACCAGCGAAAAACAGTTTAAATGTCCGAAGTGCGAGCGATGTTTTGCGCAGTCTAAAAGCTGTAAACAGCACTTGGAAGATACTCATGAAAAACCATTTAAATGTCCGATGTGCGATCATCATTTTTCAAAGTGCTCAAAGCGTAATAAGCACAGGAAACGTGTTCATAcgaatgaaaaatttaaaccatTTAAATGTAAGTTTTGCGATAAAGTAATAGAATGTTGCGAGAAATGGGAGCCACACGAGCGTAAACATCTGGGCGAAAATCCGTTTAAATGTCGCAGGTGCGAGAAATGTTTTCCGGATGTATGGGCGCGTAAACGACACGTGAAAACCGTTcataaaaaatcattcaaatgtCAGTTTTGCGAAAAAGAGATAAAATCTCACGAGGAATTGAAGAAACACGAGCGATTGCACGTGCACGCCAAACTGTTCCAATGTTTGATGTGCGAGCAACGTTTTACGCATAAACGTAGTCGCAAATTCCATATGAAAAGCATTCATAAAATCGATGCAAACACAATCAATGTCTAG
- the LOC141909519 gene encoding uncharacterized protein LOC141909519 isoform X2, which translates to MLLLEGVEVHVPEDAFKSCLRRHMDWLDELVIDADDNTWLRWMSQRQTKGQRREPHIHLMSEDGNTMYKDANRQKRHFEVQSQMITVDQQVSNAAKRHRTGAAVPGTLPQQRVQQSLSMTASSSNLDTQFQQQRTPLFTRQTSTVEPAPSGCESLRISVPSGMDLKPSVTNVASQQHLNDSQNVVSSMATAPVSCVPSFEQLELFNSATSGANMELKYSEQLSDTNTTDINRLPIQQSHHHLGNGEIIGVKSESIKIEPVEILSGSDNDEDYSTQQIIQQQHDPQPGTSDTVNHTGVRDNMPCVQQPSVRLSGLPSQEVSTEDRLIPMKSSQRREPHIHLMSEDGNTMYKDANRQKRHFEVQSQMITVDQQVSNAAKRHRTGAAVPGTLPQQRVQQSLSMTASSSNLDTQFQQQRTPLFTRQTSTVEPAPSGGESLRISLPSGMDLKPSVTNVASQQHLNDSQNVVSSMASAPVSCVPSFEQLELFNSATSGANMELRYSEQLTDTNTADINRLPIQQSHHHLGNGEIIGVKGEPIKIEPVEVLSGSDDDEDYSTQQIMQQQHDPQPGTSDTLNHSDVENEPLPSVRLSGLPSQEVSAEGRLIPMKSSEHNSEKLTGQKKEPANMELKYSEQLTDTNTADINRLPIQQSHHHLGNGEIIGVKSEPIKIEPVEILSGIDDGRDYSTQQIVQQHDPQPGTSDTVNHTGVRDNMPCEPLPSVRLSSLPSQEVSTEGRLIPMKSSGHNSEKFTGNEPIQTSEKQFKCPKCERCFAQSKSCKQHLEDTHEKPFKCPMCDHHFSKCSKRNKHRKRVHTNEKFKPFKCKFCDKVIECCEKWEPHERKHLGENPFKCRRCEKCFPDVWARKRHVKTVHKKSFKCQFCEKEIKSHEELKKHERLHVHAKLFQCLMCEQRFTHKRSRKFHMKSIHKIDANTINV; encoded by the exons ATGTTGCTGTTGGAAGGTGTTGAGGTGCACGTACCCGAGGATGCATTTAAAAGTTGTTTGCGTCGACACATGGATTGGttagatgaattagttatTGATGCTGATGATAATACCTGGTTAAGATGGATGTCTCAACGTCAAACTAAAG GTCAGAGAAGAGAACCTCATATACATTTGATGTCTGAAGATGGAAACACAATGTACAAGGACGCTAATCgacaaaaaagacattttgAAGTACAAAGCCAAATGATAACCGTTGATCAGCAAGTTTCTAATGCCGCGAAACGTCACAGAACAGGTGCAGCTGTACCGGGGACGTTACCGCAGCAACGAGTTCAACAATCACTATCAATGACCGCCAGCAGTAGTAATCTCGATACTCAGTTTCAACAACAGAGGACGCCACTGTTTACTAGACAAACATCAACCGTTGAACCAGCTCCATCTGGTTGTGAATCGCTCAGAATATCGGTACCATCAGGAATGGACTTGAAACCATCGGTTACCAACGTCGCATCGCAGCAACATTTGAATGATTCGCAGAATGTTGTGTCGTCAATGGCAACAGCTCCGGTCAGTTGCGTTCCATCGTTCGAACAATTAGAACTGTTCAACAGCGCCACCAGTGGTGCAAATATGGAACTTAAATACAGCGAACAATTATCTGATACAAATACCACTGATATCAATAGACTTCCAATCCAACAATCTCATCATCACCTGGGTAACGGAGAAATCATAGGCGTTAAAAGTGAATCCATTAAAATAGAACCGGTTGAAATATTATCAGGAAGTGACAATGATGAAGATTATTCAACTCAACAGATCATACAACAACAACATGATCCACAACCGGGAACCAGTGACACTGTTAATCATACAG GTGTCCGAGACAACATGCCCTGTGTACAACAGCCGTCTGTTAGATTAAGCGGTCTGCCGTCCCAGGAGGTCAGCACTGAAGATCGATTGATACCGATGAAGAGTA GTCAGAGAAGAGAACCTCATATACATTTGATGTCTGAAGATGGAAACACAATGTACAAGGACGCTAATCgacaaaaaagacattttgAAGTACAAAGCCAAATGATAACCGTTGATCAGCAAGTTTCTAATGCCGCGAAACGTCACAGAACAGGTGCAGCTGTACCGGGGACGTTACCGCAGCAACGAGTTCAACAATCACTATCAATGACCGCCAGCAGTAGTAATCTCGATACTCAGTTTCAACAACAGAGGACGCCACTGTTTACTAGACAAACATCAACCGTTGAACCAGCTCCATCTGGTGGTGAATCGCTGAGAATATCGTTACCATCAGGAATGGACTTGAAACCATCGGTTACCAACGTCGCATCGCAGCAACATTTGAATGATTCGCAGAATGTTGTGTCGTCAATGGCCTCAGCTCCGGTCAGTTGTGTTCCATCGTTCGAACAATTAGAACTGTTTAACAGCGCCACCAGTGGTGCAAATATGGAACTTAGATACAGCGAACAATTAACTGATACAAATACCGCTGATATCAATAGACTTCCAATCCAACAATCTCATCATCACCTGGGTAACGGAGAAATCATAGGCGTCAAAGGTGAACCCATAAAAATAGAACCGGTTGAAGTGTTATCAGGAAGCGACGATGATGAAGATTATTCAACTCAGCAGATCATGCAGCAACAACATGATCCACAACCGGGAACGAGTGACACTCTTAATCATTCAG ATGTCGAAAACGAACCACTGCCGTCGGTTAGATTAAGCGGTCTGCCGTCCCAGGAGGTCAGCGCTGAAGGTCGATTAATACCGATGAAGAGTAGTGAGCACAACTCTGAAAAATTGACAG GTCAGAAAAAAGAACCTGCAAATATGGAACTTAAATACAGCGAACAATTAACTGATACAAATACCGCTGATATCAATAGACTTCCAATCCAACAATCTCATCATCACCTAGGTAACGGAGAAATCATTGGCGTTAAAAGTGAACCCATAAAAATAGAACCGGTTGAAATATTATCAGGAATTGACGATGGAAGAGATTATTCAACTCAACAGATTGTACAACAACATGATCCACAACCGGGAACGAGTGACACTGTTAATCATACAG GTGTCCGAGACAACATGCCCTGTGAACCACTGCCGTCGGTTAGATTAAGCAGTCTGCCGTCCCAGGAGGTCAGCACTGAAGGTCGATTAATACCGATGAAGAGTAGTGGGCACAACTCTGAAAAATTTACGGGTAATGAGCCGATACAAACCAGCGAAAAACAGTTTAAATGTCCGAAGTGCGAGCGATGTTTTGCGCAGTCTAAAAGCTGTAAACAGCACTTGGAAGATACTCATGAAAAACCATTTAAATGTCCGATGTGCGATCATCATTTTTCAAAGTGCTCAAAGCGTAATAAGCACAGGAAACGTGTTCATAcgaatgaaaaatttaaaccatTTAAATGTAAGTTTTGCGATAAAGTAATAGAATGTTGCGAGAAATGGGAGCCACACGAGCGTAAACATCTGGGCGAAAATCCGTTTAAATGTCGCAGGTGCGAGAAATGTTTTCCGGATGTATGGGCGCGTAAACGACACGTGAAAACCGTTcataaaaaatcattcaaatgtCAGTTTTGCGAAAAAGAGATAAAATCTCACGAGGAATTGAAGAAACACGAGCGATTGCACGTGCACGCCAAACTGTTCCAATGTTTGATGTGCGAGCAACGTTTTACGCATAAACGTAGTCGCAAATTCCATATGAAAAGCATTCATAAAATCGATGCAAACACAATCAATGTCTAG